One stretch of Nicotiana tabacum cultivar K326 chromosome 18, ASM71507v2, whole genome shotgun sequence DNA includes these proteins:
- the LOC107799740 gene encoding protein SHI RELATED SEQUENCE 5-like — protein MSWFFGLGGGKEQEREELATNNLLLFKNEEIYNKGFKLWQQLQQQRQQQNHQNQEQDHVDFSICVGPASSSKPSNNNSNSSRSLGFRVMNMRGGGSSSGDQGNVNCQDCGNQAKKDCPHSRCRTCCRGRGFQCQTHVKSTWVPAARRRERQQQFSENHPKRPRDNISGSSLAYTRLPTTSSGLEVGSHFPPEVNSPAVFRCVKVSGVEDAEQHYAYQTAVNIGGHIFKGMLYDQGPDQSRYSSSGGGAGESSSQPLNFIAGATAAASSQQQGVSIAMFDPASIYPNHQLSAFMAGTQFFPPPRP, from the exons ATGTCTTGGTTTTTCGGTCTAGGTGGGGGGAAAGAGCAAGAACGAGAAGAATTAGCTACTAATAATTTGTTGCTGTTCAAGAACGAAGAGATCTACAATAAGGGTTTCAAGCTATGGCAACAGTTGCAACAACAAAGACAAcaacaaaatcatcaaaatcaagAGCAAGATCATGTGGATTTCTCTATCTGCGTGGGTCCAGCTAGTAGTAGTAAACCTAGTAATAACAACAGTAATTCTTCTAGATCATTAGGGTTTAGGGTTATGAATATGAGGGGAGGAGGCAGTAGCAGTGGAGATCAAGGGAATGTGAATTGCCAAGATTGTGGGAATCAAGCTAAGAAAGATTGCCCACATTCGAGGTGTAGAACTTGCTGTAGGGGTAGAGGCTTTCAGTGTCAAACGCATGTTAAAAGTACCTGGGTTCCTGCAGCTAGAAGGCGTGAAAGGCAACAACAATTTTCAGAAAATCATCCCAAAAGGCCAAGAGACAATATCTCTGGTTCCTCTCTTGCCTACACTCGTTTACCCACTACCTCTTCAG GGTTAGAGGTGGGTAGTCATTTTCCTCCAGAAGTGAATTCTCCAGCAGTATTCCGCTGCGTAAAAGTGAGTGGAGTCGAAGATGCAGAACAGCATTATGCTTATCAAACAGCTGTGAATATTGGAGGCCATATTTTCAAAGGAATGCTTTATGACCAAGGTCCTGATCAGAGTCGCTATAGTAGTAGTGGAGGAGGTGCAGGAGAGAGCTCATCGCAACCGCTTAATTTCATCGCCGGCGCCACAGCCGCCGCAAGTAGCCAACAGCAGGGCGTTTCCATTGCTATGTTTGATCCAGCTTCCATATATCCAAATCATCAACTTTCTGCTTTCATGGCTGGTACGCAATTCTTTCCACCGCCAAGACCTTAA